Proteins encoded by one window of Ulvibacter sp. MAR_2010_11:
- a CDS encoding serine hydrolase, with amino-acid sequence MKKIVALLCILQFLACDTEPTSPLDIALKSKHPAIKEVMEDPNGYEVQILYTQIDKDSTGAVTFTDYSFQLDAGNYFYPASSVKLPVAVLAVEKLIHNFDSLTLDSPYRIGNDSALHTVGDDILKIFTVSDNEAYNRLYEYLGRDYCNKRLRRLGLSPVRITHRLDVDSAANQKRKTLFFPKKDTLPVAYNSDKDGSIEKTILKGTQKGKSFMRNDSLIKKPMDFSQKNYFPLKTQHDLLKRIFFEDNFSKEEQFGLTPSAKETLTTAMRTLPREAGYNQKEFYDSYGKFFIFGDSKDPIPDHIKIYNKVGYAYGTLTDTAYIVDEKEGVQFLLSATILVNKNGIFNDEVYEYETIGIPFLAQLGREIYNYELRRKK; translated from the coding sequence ATGAAAAAAATTGTTGCTCTTTTATGCATTCTTCAATTCCTGGCTTGTGATACTGAGCCTACTTCTCCTTTGGACATTGCCCTAAAAAGCAAGCATCCGGCTATTAAAGAGGTTATGGAAGATCCTAACGGGTATGAAGTACAAATTCTTTATACACAAATCGACAAGGATTCAACAGGTGCCGTCACCTTTACCGATTATTCATTTCAATTGGATGCGGGTAATTATTTTTACCCTGCAAGTTCCGTAAAACTGCCCGTTGCAGTTTTAGCTGTTGAAAAACTAATTCACAATTTCGATAGCCTTACGCTGGACAGTCCGTATCGCATTGGTAATGATTCGGCTTTGCATACCGTTGGGGATGATATTCTAAAAATCTTCACCGTGAGCGATAATGAGGCATATAACAGACTGTATGAGTATTTAGGAAGGGATTATTGCAATAAAAGGCTAAGACGTTTGGGCTTATCCCCGGTTAGAATAACACATCGTCTGGATGTTGACAGTGCCGCGAACCAGAAACGAAAAACGCTTTTCTTCCCAAAGAAAGATACACTCCCGGTAGCATATAACAGCGACAAGGATGGCTCTATAGAAAAGACTATTTTAAAAGGAACACAGAAAGGAAAAAGTTTTATGAGAAATGATTCTCTCATTAAAAAACCAATGGATTTTTCCCAAAAAAATTACTTTCCGCTAAAAACGCAACATGACCTTTTAAAGAGGATATTCTTTGAAGACAATTTTTCAAAAGAGGAACAATTTGGATTAACCCCTTCAGCAAAAGAAACATTGACTACCGCAATGCGAACTTTGCCCAGAGAAGCCGGATACAACCAAAAGGAATTTTATGACAGTTACGGCAAGTTTTTCATTTTTGGAGATAGTAAAGACCCAATTCCCGATCATATAAAAATCTATAACAAGGTTGGGTATGCTTACGGTACTTTGACCGACACAGCTTATATTGTCGATGAAAAAGAAGGCGTGCAATTTTTACTTTCGGCAACCATATTGGTGAACAAAAACGGGATATTTAATGACGAAGTTTACGAGTATGAAACCATAGGGATCCCCTTCTTAGCCCAACTTGGGAGAGAGATATACAATTACGAACTTCGACGCAAAAAGTGA
- the lysA gene encoding diaminopimelate decarboxylase, which produces MKHQDLLAVAEQYGSPVYVYDASKIESQYKRLTSAFKKVKHVKINYAVKALSNISVLKLLSTLGSGMDTVSIQEVRLALEAGVLPEKIIFTPNGVSLEEIERAAGLGVQINIDNLSILEQFGTKHPDIPVCIRINPHVMAGGNTNISVGHIDSKFGISIHQMPHIERIVKNTKMNINGIHMHTGSDILDIEVFLYASEILFQTATHFKNLEFIDFGSGFKVPYKKDDIETNIEELGEKLSKRFNQFCKEYGKELTLAFEPGKFLVSEAGKFLVKVNVVKQTTSTVFAQVDSGFNHLIRPMLYGSEHGIENVSNPKGKERFYSVVGYICETDTFANNRRIAEIHEGDILAFSNAGAYCFTMASNYNSRYRPAEVLWYKDEAHLIRKRETFDDIIKNQIAITF; this is translated from the coding sequence ATGAAACATCAAGACCTTTTAGCAGTTGCAGAGCAATATGGAAGCCCTGTGTATGTGTATGACGCCTCAAAGATTGAATCGCAGTATAAACGTTTAACGAGCGCGTTTAAAAAGGTTAAACATGTAAAAATTAACTACGCAGTAAAAGCCCTTTCCAATATTTCGGTGCTGAAATTATTGAGCACTTTGGGAAGTGGGATGGATACTGTTTCTATACAGGAGGTGCGATTGGCTTTGGAAGCCGGCGTTCTTCCCGAAAAAATTATATTCACACCCAACGGTGTTTCGCTGGAAGAAATAGAACGCGCAGCGGGTTTAGGGGTTCAAATTAACATCGACAACCTATCTATCTTAGAACAATTTGGAACCAAACATCCCGATATTCCGGTTTGTATCCGTATTAACCCTCACGTAATGGCCGGTGGCAATACGAATATTTCGGTAGGACATATAGACAGCAAGTTTGGAATTTCAATACATCAGATGCCGCATATAGAACGTATCGTAAAAAATACCAAAATGAACATCAACGGTATTCACATGCATACCGGAAGTGATATTTTAGATATTGAAGTGTTTTTATATGCTTCGGAAATTTTATTCCAAACAGCAACCCATTTTAAAAATTTGGAGTTTATCGATTTTGGAAGTGGTTTCAAAGTGCCGTACAAAAAAGACGACATTGAAACCAATATTGAAGAGCTGGGCGAAAAACTAAGCAAGCGATTTAATCAATTTTGCAAAGAATATGGAAAAGAGCTAACGCTGGCCTTCGAACCGGGGAAATTTCTGGTGAGTGAAGCGGGGAAATTTCTGGTAAAAGTGAATGTGGTAAAACAAACGACTTCTACCGTATTCGCGCAGGTGGACAGTGGATTTAATCATTTAATTCGACCTATGCTCTACGGATCTGAACACGGGATTGAAAATGTTTCTAATCCGAAGGGAAAGGAACGTTTTTACAGCGTGGTAGGGTACATTTGTGAAACCGACACCTTTGCCAACAACCGTCGAATTGCCGAAATCCATGAAGGAGACATCCTGGCTTTTAGCAATGCAGGGGCGTATTGCTTTACTATGGCCAGTAATTATAATTCACGCTATCGTCCCGCAGAAGTACTATGGTATAAGGATGAAGCACATTTAATACGCAAGCGGGAAACATTCGATGATATTATAAAAAATCAAATTGCTATAACATTTTAA
- the sucC gene encoding ADP-forming succinate--CoA ligase subunit beta, producing MNLHEYQGKEILNSFGVEIQRGIVATTPAEAVAAAKKLTEDTGTGWHVIKAQVHAGGRGKGGGVKLAKNLAEVEQIAGDIIGMNLITPQTSAEGKKVHQVLITEDVYYPGDSEPEEFYMSVLLNRGTGKNMIMYSTEGGMDIETVAEETPHLIFTEEIDPAVGLMPFQARRVAFNLGVSGQAFKQMTKFVTALYTAYINSDASLFEINPVLKTSDDRVIAVDAKVSIDDNALFRHKDYEDMRDLREENAVEVEAKAAGLNYVDLDGNVGCMVNGAGLAMATMDLIKQAGGEPANFLDVGGTADAERVEIAFKLILKDPNVKAILVNIFGGIVRCDRVAQGIVDAYKNMGTINVPIIVRLQGTNADIAKEIIDNSGLDVYSAIEFQEAANKVQALLKL from the coding sequence ATGAATTTACATGAATATCAAGGAAAAGAAATACTGAATAGTTTTGGAGTTGAAATACAACGTGGTATTGTTGCCACAACTCCTGCCGAAGCGGTTGCGGCGGCAAAAAAACTAACGGAGGACACCGGCACCGGCTGGCATGTGATAAAAGCACAGGTGCATGCGGGAGGACGTGGAAAAGGAGGCGGCGTAAAGCTTGCAAAAAATTTAGCCGAAGTAGAGCAAATAGCAGGCGATATTATCGGGATGAATTTAATTACCCCTCAAACCAGTGCTGAAGGAAAAAAAGTACACCAGGTTTTAATTACCGAAGATGTATACTATCCGGGAGACAGTGAGCCGGAAGAATTCTATATGAGTGTTCTTTTAAATCGCGGTACAGGGAAAAATATGATTATGTACTCCACCGAAGGAGGGATGGATATTGAAACGGTTGCTGAAGAAACTCCTCATCTAATCTTTACTGAAGAAATAGATCCGGCTGTTGGATTGATGCCTTTCCAAGCCAGAAGAGTAGCTTTTAATTTAGGCGTTAGCGGACAGGCTTTTAAACAAATGACAAAATTTGTTACAGCCTTATATACGGCCTATATCAATTCGGATGCTTCACTTTTCGAAATCAATCCGGTTCTTAAAACCAGTGACGATAGAGTGATTGCTGTAGATGCCAAAGTAAGTATCGATGACAACGCCTTATTTCGTCATAAAGATTATGAAGATATGCGCGATCTTCGGGAAGAAAATGCTGTTGAAGTAGAAGCCAAAGCTGCGGGATTAAACTATGTAGATTTGGACGGTAACGTTGGATGTATGGTAAACGGAGCCGGTCTGGCGATGGCAACCATGGATTTAATTAAGCAAGCCGGAGGTGAACCTGCCAACTTTCTGGACGTTGGAGGAACAGCAGATGCAGAACGTGTTGAGATTGCTTTCAAACTAATTTTAAAAGATCCTAACGTAAAAGCCATTTTGGTTAATATCTTTGGTGGTATTGTACGATGTGATCGTGTAGCACAAGGTATCGTGGACGCTTATAAGAATATGGGAACCATCAATGTGCCAATAATAGTACGTTTACAAGGTACCAATGCCGATATTGCAAAGGAAATTATAGACAACAGCGGATTGGACGTGTATAGTGCCATCGAATTTCAGGAAGCGGCAAACAAGGTTCAAGCCTTGCTAAAGCTCTAG
- a CDS encoding DUF2254 domain-containing protein — MRDVFVRILTFFNTVKSKIAFYPTLLSFVGFGFALFMMTLEENGVSKYLIDKFPKLVLEDGDTALTILSVCIGGLISMMVFSFSMVMLLLSQASSNFSPRLLPGLISDKNHQIILGSYLATILYNIFTLFSIEPTDEKYTLPGFSILVGIVLTILCLVLFIYFIHTISQSIQINNILDTIYDKSRKRLTSIIETEEEKDDKLVADFPAIDNWYVYTPLKSGYFQNISLRNILTIAKEKDTRLFIAVPKGLFVLKNVPFLYSEKELEDKTVKEILSNINFARGELVEDNYILAFKQITEIAVKAMSPGVNDPGTAINAIDYLTELFSLRMKKRDSGVLVYEGIAYLKIAVVNFEDLLYNVMASLRTYCKHDPIIVQKLIWMLSYLKEQTPVAQSYTRIIEKELSVLLDEAKNAFDSKTDIQKVIKLFDNS; from the coding sequence ATGAGAGACGTTTTTGTGAGAATACTTACCTTTTTTAATACGGTTAAGAGCAAGATTGCATTTTATCCTACCCTATTATCATTCGTTGGTTTTGGCTTTGCCCTTTTTATGATGACTCTTGAAGAAAATGGAGTTTCAAAGTATCTCATTGATAAGTTTCCGAAATTGGTTTTAGAAGACGGAGATACAGCGCTTACAATTTTGAGTGTTTGTATTGGTGGTCTTATCTCAATGATGGTGTTCAGCTTTTCAATGGTAATGTTATTGTTGAGTCAGGCATCCAGCAATTTTTCTCCACGTTTGTTACCGGGATTAATTTCTGATAAGAACCACCAAATTATCCTGGGCTCATACCTTGCCACAATTCTGTATAATATTTTTACATTATTTTCAATAGAACCTACGGATGAAAAATACACACTTCCAGGCTTTTCTATTTTAGTGGGAATTGTATTAACCATCCTCTGCTTGGTATTATTCATTTATTTTATACACACTATCTCCCAAAGCATACAAATCAATAATATTTTAGACACTATTTACGATAAATCGCGCAAACGTCTCACTAGTATAATAGAAACGGAAGAAGAAAAAGACGATAAATTAGTTGCCGATTTTCCTGCTATTGATAATTGGTATGTTTATACTCCTTTAAAAAGTGGGTACTTTCAAAATATATCATTGCGTAACATTTTAACCATCGCCAAAGAAAAAGATACACGACTCTTCATTGCGGTACCCAAAGGATTATTTGTATTGAAGAATGTTCCTTTTTTATATTCTGAAAAAGAGCTGGAAGATAAAACCGTAAAAGAAATTCTGTCTAACATCAATTTTGCGAGAGGTGAATTGGTAGAAGATAATTACATTTTAGCATTTAAACAGATTACTGAAATAGCCGTAAAAGCAATGTCTCCCGGAGTAAATGATCCCGGAACTGCCATCAATGCTATTGATTATTTAACTGAATTATTTTCATTGAGAATGAAAAAAAGAGATTCTGGTGTTTTGGTATATGAAGGAATTGCATACCTGAAAATTGCCGTAGTAAATTTCGAAGATTTGCTTTATAATGTTATGGCCTCCTTACGGACCTATTGCAAACACGATCCGATAATTGTTCAAAAACTTATATGGATGCTCAGCTATTTAAAAGAACAAACACCGGTTGCTCAATCCTATACAAGAATAATAGAAAAAGAACTATCTGTGTTATTGGATGAAGCTAAAAATGCTTTCGATTCGAAAACCGATATTCAAAAAGTTATCAAGTTATTCGACAACTCCTAA
- a CDS encoding Hsp20/alpha crystallin family protein — translation MKVVKRNNVWFPSVFDDIFTQNRLDVPNYENFSIPAVNIKENFANFVLELAVPGLKKEDLTIEVEKDVLKISAESVKSEETANTDGEDTKFTRKEFNYNTFKRTFMLPDTVDVNAVNATYKDGILSIVLTKKKDKQEIKRMVEIS, via the coding sequence ATGAAAGTAGTTAAAAGAAATAACGTTTGGTTTCCATCTGTTTTTGATGATATTTTCACGCAAAATAGATTGGATGTGCCTAATTATGAAAACTTTAGCATTCCGGCGGTTAATATTAAAGAGAATTTTGCGAACTTTGTACTCGAGTTGGCTGTCCCCGGTTTGAAGAAAGAAGATTTGACCATTGAGGTAGAAAAAGATGTATTAAAAATCTCTGCTGAAAGTGTAAAATCTGAAGAAACAGCTAATACTGACGGTGAGGATACAAAATTTACCCGAAAAGAATTTAATTACAACACATTTAAGCGTACATTTATGTTACCAGATACCGTAGATGTAAATGCTGTTAATGCTACTTATAAAGACGGTATTTTGAGTATCGTCCTAACTAAGAAAAAAGATAAACAAGAGATTAAAAGAATGGTTGAGATTTCATAA
- the rluF gene encoding 23S rRNA pseudouridine(2604) synthase RluF — protein MNHPDSIRINKAISDSGYCSRRQADTLIEQGRVTLNGEKITLGDRAMPNDEIRVDGKLITENEELVYIALNKPVGITCTTDRRIEGNVVDFINHKERIFHVGRLDKPSEGLLLMTNDGDIVNKILRAGNEHEKEYIVKVDRPITEDFIKKMKHGVPLHELETTTKKCEVERISRFVFRIVLIQGLNRQIRRMCEYLGYVVVELKRIRIMNIELGNLPIGEWRDLTEKELEDLKDSVSVSENAPEVDRISRISERKRRGRTE, from the coding sequence ATGAACCACCCCGATTCAATAAGAATAAACAAAGCTATTAGTGACAGTGGATACTGCTCGCGCAGACAAGCGGATACACTAATTGAGCAAGGAAGAGTTACATTGAACGGTGAAAAAATCACCTTGGGAGATCGTGCCATGCCCAACGATGAAATTAGGGTTGATGGTAAACTTATTACCGAAAACGAAGAGTTGGTTTATATCGCCTTGAACAAACCTGTGGGGATTACATGTACAACCGACAGACGTATTGAGGGAAACGTAGTAGATTTTATCAATCATAAGGAGCGCATTTTTCATGTGGGGCGTTTGGACAAACCCAGTGAAGGCTTGTTACTTATGACAAATGACGGGGATATTGTGAACAAAATTCTTCGGGCCGGTAATGAGCACGAAAAGGAATACATAGTAAAAGTAGATCGCCCTATAACAGAAGATTTTATAAAAAAAATGAAGCACGGTGTTCCATTGCATGAGTTGGAAACAACGACCAAAAAGTGTGAGGTAGAACGCATTAGCAGATTTGTATTCAGAATTGTGTTAATCCAGGGATTAAACCGTCAAATTCGAAGAATGTGTGAGTATTTAGGGTATGTGGTAGTCGAGTTGAAGCGTATTCGAATTATGAATATTGAATTGGGAAACCTTCCAATTGGAGAGTGGCGTGATCTTACAGAAAAGGAATTAGAAGATTTAAAAGATTCGGTTTCAGTTTCTGAAAATGCTCCTGAAGTGGATAGAATAAGCAGAATTTCAGAAAGAAAAAGAAGGGGACGTACTGAATAA
- the uvrB gene encoding excinuclease ABC subunit UvrB: protein MKFKIKSDFTPTGDQPTAIKALVEGINSEEKYQTLLGVTGSGKTFTVANVIEAVQKPTLVLAHNKTLAAQLYTEFKNLFPENAVEYFVSYYDYYQPEAFIPSSGTYIEKDLSINEEIEVMRLSTTSSLLSGRRDVLVVASVSCLYGIGNPVEFQKNVISLIKGQLISRTKLLHMLVQSLYSRTEMEFTHGRFRIKGDTIDVFPGYADKAFRIHFFGDEIEDIEAFDPQTNEVIEKYDRLNIYPANMFVTSPDVLQGAIRDIQDDLVKQVDYFKEIGKHLEAKRLEERTNFDLEMIRELGYCSGIENYSRYLDRRLPGTRPFCLLDYFPDDFLMVVDESHVSIPQVGAMYGGDRSRKENLVEYGFRLPAAMDNRPLKFEEFEALQNQVIYVSATPADYELEKTGGVFVEQIIRPTGLLDPPIEIRPSLNQIDDLLEEIQLRVEKDERVLVTTLTKRMAEELTKYLTRVQVRCRYIHSDVDTLERVEIMQDLRLGVFDVLVGVNLLREGLDLPEVSLVAILDADKEGFLRSARSLTQTVGRAARHLNGKAIMYADKITKSIQATLDNTEYRRERQIAYNLEHNITPTAIKKSFENSLTKSKQEAYMFETKESLAAEEPDGVYLTKDQIEKKIRDTRKAMEKSAKDLDFMMAAKLRDKIKSLQKSLEAVKN, encoded by the coding sequence ATGAAATTCAAAATTAAATCGGACTTTACACCTACCGGAGATCAACCTACCGCCATTAAAGCGTTGGTTGAAGGGATTAATTCGGAGGAAAAATACCAAACCCTTCTAGGCGTTACCGGGAGTGGAAAAACCTTCACCGTTGCCAATGTAATTGAAGCCGTGCAAAAACCAACTCTGGTATTGGCGCATAACAAAACACTGGCGGCACAGCTCTATACAGAATTCAAAAATTTATTCCCTGAAAATGCCGTAGAATATTTCGTTTCCTACTACGATTATTATCAACCGGAAGCTTTTATCCCATCGAGCGGTACTTATATTGAAAAAGACCTGTCCATAAATGAAGAAATTGAGGTAATGCGATTGAGCACGACTTCTTCCCTTCTCTCCGGACGTCGTGATGTTTTGGTAGTGGCTTCGGTGTCATGTTTATACGGAATAGGAAATCCCGTAGAGTTTCAGAAAAATGTGATCAGTCTTATAAAAGGACAACTCATTTCGCGTACGAAATTGCTTCATATGTTGGTCCAGAGTTTGTACTCTCGTACCGAAATGGAGTTTACACACGGGCGTTTCAGAATAAAAGGAGATACCATAGATGTGTTTCCCGGTTATGCCGACAAAGCCTTCAGAATACATTTTTTTGGTGATGAAATTGAAGATATTGAAGCCTTTGATCCTCAAACCAACGAAGTAATTGAAAAATACGACCGTCTCAATATTTACCCGGCCAATATGTTTGTAACCTCCCCCGATGTGTTGCAAGGCGCCATTCGCGATATTCAGGATGATTTGGTAAAACAGGTCGACTATTTTAAAGAAATAGGAAAACACCTGGAGGCAAAACGGCTGGAAGAACGTACCAATTTCGATCTGGAAATGATTCGGGAGCTGGGTTACTGCAGCGGTATTGAAAACTATTCAAGGTATTTAGACCGAAGATTACCCGGAACTCGGCCTTTTTGTTTGCTGGATTATTTCCCGGATGATTTTTTAATGGTAGTAGACGAAAGTCATGTGTCCATTCCACAGGTGGGTGCTATGTACGGTGGGGATCGTTCCCGAAAAGAAAATCTGGTGGAGTACGGTTTCCGATTACCGGCGGCCATGGATAATCGTCCGTTAAAGTTTGAAGAATTTGAAGCCTTGCAAAATCAGGTGATTTATGTAAGCGCCACCCCGGCTGATTACGAGTTGGAAAAAACAGGAGGTGTTTTTGTGGAACAGATTATTCGTCCGACAGGTTTGTTGGATCCCCCGATAGAAATACGACCAAGTTTGAATCAGATTGACGATTTATTGGAAGAAATTCAGCTGCGAGTGGAAAAAGACGAACGCGTATTGGTTACTACGCTCACCAAACGTATGGCGGAAGAGTTAACCAAATACCTCACGCGTGTTCAGGTTAGGTGTCGCTATATCCACAGCGATGTAGATACGCTGGAGCGGGTAGAAATTATGCAGGACCTGCGATTAGGAGTCTTTGATGTATTGGTAGGAGTGAATTTATTACGTGAAGGATTGGATTTACCTGAAGTCTCCCTGGTTGCCATTTTAGATGCAGATAAAGAAGGTTTTTTACGAAGTGCCCGATCTTTAACACAAACCGTGGGGCGCGCAGCACGACACCTCAATGGAAAAGCTATTATGTATGCCGACAAGATCACGAAGAGCATACAAGCAACTTTGGACAATACAGAATATCGAAGAGAAAGGCAAATTGCCTACAATCTGGAACACAATATAACCCCAACAGCCATTAAAAAATCCTTCGAGAATTCGCTTACCAAATCGAAGCAGGAGGCATATATGTTTGAGACCAAGGAAAGTCTGGCTGCTGAAGAACCCGATGGCGTATATTTGACTAAAGATCAAATAGAGAAAAAGATAAGAGACACCCGAAAAGCCATGGAAAAATCGGCCAAAGACCTTGATTTTATGATGGCAGCAAAGCTTCGGGACAAGATAAAATCACTTCAAAAAAGCCTGGAAGCAGTAAAAAACTAA
- a CDS encoding DinB family protein encodes MERQKWTEHKFNLGIHPGWTNNVMSRVRDTEIRLEHYCKNLTETQLIFQPMGAWSIKEHIGHLIDLEELHHNRIHEFAQLKPELSAADLSNKKTEAGNHNSKTLDSLLQNFRNARLAFINDFNALPEMSLQHNSLHPRLKVLMKPVDLLFFVAEHDDHHLASIAEIRQKL; translated from the coding sequence ATGGAACGACAAAAGTGGACAGAACACAAATTTAACCTCGGCATTCATCCGGGTTGGACCAACAATGTAATGTCACGGGTGCGAGATACAGAGATTCGACTGGAACATTATTGCAAAAATCTTACGGAGACACAATTAATTTTTCAACCCATGGGTGCGTGGAGTATAAAAGAACATATAGGGCATTTAATAGATTTGGAAGAACTGCATCACAACAGAATTCATGAATTTGCACAGCTAAAACCGGAACTTTCAGCAGCCGATTTGTCTAATAAAAAAACTGAGGCCGGCAATCATAACAGTAAAACACTAGATTCCTTGCTTCAGAATTTTCGTAATGCGCGACTTGCTTTTATAAACGATTTTAACGCACTCCCTGAAATGAGTCTACAGCACAATTCGCTTCATCCAAGACTAAAAGTCTTGATGAAACCTGTTGATTTACTATTTTTTGTGGCCGAGCACGACGATCATCATTTAGCCAGCATAGCAGAGATTCGGCAGAAACTCTAA
- a CDS encoding class I SAM-dependent methyltransferase, with the protein MQEKNAYILGTDTEELHRLGVQHQVWAEEAQHGWSKAHFTAGQTLLDLGCGPGFCTEELAYITGSSGKVIGVDRSAAFIEHLRQVANLHHLSIQGIVADFDDMHLDSNSLDGMYCRWALAWLPNPKEILQKVYNALKPDGKMVIHEYYDWSTHQIEPHMPQLAKAIAAALKSFKDSPGEIDIGRRLPAMLEEMGMEVTSIRLMSKIATPSQFNWHWPKTFYRSYFPRLADNGYLTKEDVTNALFEHTKLEQTKGATLCCPLMVEVIAKK; encoded by the coding sequence ATGCAAGAAAAAAACGCCTATATATTAGGAACCGATACCGAAGAATTACATCGTTTAGGTGTGCAGCACCAAGTCTGGGCCGAAGAAGCTCAGCACGGTTGGAGCAAGGCGCATTTTACCGCCGGACAAACGTTACTGGATTTGGGATGCGGCCCCGGTTTTTGTACTGAGGAGTTGGCATATATCACCGGTAGCTCAGGGAAGGTGATTGGCGTAGATAGATCCGCAGCTTTTATAGAACATCTTAGACAGGTTGCAAACCTTCATCATTTATCTATCCAAGGGATTGTAGCAGATTTTGATGATATGCATCTCGATTCTAACAGTCTGGATGGAATGTATTGTCGTTGGGCACTGGCATGGCTTCCTAATCCGAAAGAGATTCTTCAGAAGGTATACAATGCCTTAAAACCCGATGGGAAAATGGTGATACATGAGTATTACGATTGGTCTACCCATCAGATCGAGCCGCACATGCCTCAATTGGCAAAAGCGATCGCCGCTGCATTAAAAAGTTTTAAAGATTCTCCGGGAGAAATAGACATTGGAAGACGCTTGCCTGCTATGTTAGAAGAAATGGGAATGGAGGTAACGAGCATACGGCTCATGTCCAAAATTGCAACCCCGTCTCAGTTTAACTGGCACTGGCCAAAAACCTTTTATCGCAGTTATTTTCCGAGATTGGCAGACAATGGTTATTTAACTAAGGAAGATGTCACTAATGCTCTTTTTGAACACACCAAGCTGGAACAAACCAAAGGAGCAACCTTATGCTGTCCATTAATGGTAGAAGTAATCGCAAAAAAGTAA